The following proteins are encoded in a genomic region of Brachypodium distachyon strain Bd21 chromosome 1, Brachypodium_distachyon_v3.0, whole genome shotgun sequence:
- the LOC100837146 gene encoding uncharacterized protein LOC100837146 isoform X1 — MRIRRYAARLLASSNPASAAASSPPPQPAAPWFHAAADDCAICERTRCSDSEGAPDGVKHKGHIARLTPEGELKSDERIGVPRSPPVPPEEIIPAHECKVDDERSASKHDATLEEVEIGASSVSSTPVPPEEIIPAHGCKIDDERSVGKHDAALEVEIGASGVSSPRVPPEEIIPTHECKIDDERSASKDGVALEFEMGASGASRAAARPDDMGKTMLVNEAVTEPADTGGAFIVNEDTDEQEVGGTTSPVNASVTEQEVTGGASLVSDSFSEPEVIRGVSFANEATTKQEVSEIVSLVSEAITEPAAIVTASEVIRGAPLDGKGDAEPDLKMRASLVNESACKMDVKRVSSLVFEAVTHAALPESVSLVSEVVTEPGVNGAAFHDNEVSVEPEVAGGPSLVDESTEQAVTGKTCAVKEVAAEPDVVGGASACRGDGNADLNEQQPPDYDPDISSVQGESAGEGVASEVQPSRDHEADTIRSVNTRNSEPVGDKSPTGEEVAPHDDTPSVSCVSDILARSVGKSGRTDIICYARRRGKRKLNIVEIKRKQIKMDDGAIYDQKAALDRIAPRLSKMPTAGSAEIKLADIKRELIDNSASSKGKQRKMRPFECDVEYCRMTFKNKAELSLHKKNMCTLKSCGRQFRAHKYLKRHQKIHDCDTPYKCPWEGCSMAFKWTWALAEHFQVHTGDKPYKCKTPGCGRIYKFVSDFTRHRMRCKPQRRGCCQQNAAALQDHAVDAIGSVDTTNSDPVKDKSLTGEEIARSVFVCIKYFATSVGQSEITDMILYFMLGAEVRGN, encoded by the exons atGCGCATCCGCAGGTACGCCGCGCGCCTGCTCGCCTCCTCGAACccggcgtccgccgccgcgtcctcgccCCCGCCGCAGCCCGCGGCGCCCTGGTTCCACGCCGCTGCCGATGACTGCGCCATCTGCGAGCGCACCCGCTGCTCCGACTCGGAG GGGGCTCCCGACGGGGTGAAGCACAAGGGGCACATTGCCAGACTCACGCCGGAGGGCGAGCTCAAGAGCGATGAGCGCATCGGCGTACCTCGGTCGCCTCCTGTTCCTCCGGAAG AAATCATTCCAGCTCACGAATGCAAGGTAGATGACGAACGATCTGCGAGTAAACATGACGCCACACTGGAAGAAGTTGAAATTGGAGCTTCTAGTGTTAGCTCAACTCCTGTTCCTCcggaag AAATCATTCCGGCTCATGGATGCAAGATAGATGACGAACGATCTGTGGGTAAACATGACGCCGCGCTGGAAGTTGAAATTGGAGCTTCTGGTGTTAGTTCACCTCGTGTTCCTCCGGAAG AAATTATCCCAACTCATGAATGCAAGATCGATGACGAACGATCTGCAAGTAAAGATGGCGTCGCTCTGGAATTTGAAATGGGAGCTTCTGGTGCTAGTAGAGCTGCTGCGAGACCAGATGATATGGGGAAAACTATGCTTGTCAATGAAGCCGTTACTGAGCCAGCAGATACAGGAGGAGCTTTTATTGTTAATGAAGATACTGATGAGCAGGAAGTTGGAGGGACAACTTCTCCTGTGAATGCCTCTGTTACTGAACAGGAGGTTACTGGGGGAGCTTCTCTTGTGAGTGACTCGTTCTCTGAGCCAGAAGTTATACGGGGAGTTTCCTTTGCTAATGAAGCTACTACGAAGCAAGAAGTTTCGGAGATAGTTTCTCTCGTGAGTGAGGCTATAACTGAGCCAGCAGCTATAGTCACTGCATCGGAAGTTATAAGGGGAGCCCCCCTTGATGGCAAAGGCGATGCAGAGCCCGATTTGAAAATGAGAGCTTCTCTCGTGAATGAGTCTGCTTGTAAAATGGATGTTAAGCGGGTATCTTCCCTTGTTTTTGAAGCTGTAACTCATGCAGCACTCCCAGAAAGTGTTTCTCTTGTGAGTGAAGTTGTCACTGAGCCAGGAGTTAATGGAGCTGCTTTCCACGACAATGAAGTTTCAGTGGAACCAGAAGTTGCAGGTGGACCTTCTCTTGTAGATGAATCTACTGAACAGGCAGTAACAGGGAAAACTTGTGCTGTCAAGGAAGTTGCTGCAGAACCAGATGTTGTTGGCGGGGCTTCTGCTTGTAGGGGAGATGGCAATGCTGATTTAAATGAGCAACAGCCTCCTGACTATGATCCAGATATTTCCAGTGTACAGGGTGAAAGTGCAGGAGAGGGTGTCGCCAGCGAAGTGCAGCCTTCTAGAGACCATGAAGCAGATACCATTCGTTCTGTAAACACCAGGAACAGTGAACCTGTTGGAGACAAGAGTCCAACTGGTGAGGAAGTAGCACCGCACGATGACACACCCAGTGTTTCATGTGTATCAGATATTTTAGCTAGAAGCGTTGGGAAATCAGGGAGAACTGATATCATATGTTATGCTAGGCGCAGGGGTAAAAGGAAGCTAAATATTGTGGAGataaagagaaaacaaattaaaatggATGATGGTGCCATCTATGATCAAAAGGCGGCACTGGATAGAATTGCTCCTCGCCTGAGTAAAATGCCAACAGCTGGATCTGCAGAAATTAAACTCGCCGACATAAAGAGAGAACTTATAGACAATTCAGCCTCGAGCAAGGGTAAACAGAGGAAGATGCGACCATTTGAATGTGACGTTGAGTATTGCCGCATGACATTCAAAAATAAGGCCGAGCTTTCTCTCCACAAGAAGAACATGTGCACGCTCAAGTCATGTGGCAGACAATTCAGAGCCCACAAGTATCTGAAACGCCACCAGAAGATTCACGATTGTGATACTCCTTACAAGTGCCCATGGGAGGGTTGCAGTATGGCTTTCAAGTGGACATGGGCTCTGGCAGAGCATTTCCAAGTTCATACAGGAGATAAGCCATATAAATGCAAGACGCCTGGGTGTGGCCGGATATATAAGTTTGTTTCGGACTTCACCCGGCATAGGATGAGGTGCAAACCTCAGAG GAGAGGGTGTTGCCAGCAAAATGCAGCCGCCTTACAGGACCATGCAGTTGACGCTATTGGTTCTGTAGATACCACGAACAGTGATCCTGTTAAAGACAAGAGTCTAACTGGTGAGGAAATAGCACGCTCAGTGTTTGTCTGTATCAAATATTTTGCTACAAGCGTTGGTCAATCAGAGATAACTGATATGATATTATATTTTATGCTAGGCGCAGAGGTAAGAGGAAACTGA
- the LOC100837146 gene encoding uncharacterized protein LOC100837146 isoform X4 yields the protein MRIRRYAARLLASSNPASAAASSPPPQPAAPWFHAAADDCAICERTRCSDSEGAPDGVKHKGHIARLTPEGELKSDERIGVPRSPPVPPEEIIPAHGCKIDDERSVGKHDAALEVEIGASGVSSPRVPPEEIIPTHECKIDDERSASKDGVALEFEMGASGASRAAARPDDMGKTMLVNEAVTEPADTGGAFIVNEDTDEQEVGGTTSPVNASVTEQEVTGGASLVSDSFSEPEVIRGVSFANEATTKQEVSEIVSLVSEAITEPAAIVTASEVIRGAPLDGKGDAEPDLKMRASLVNESACKMDVKRVSSLVFEAVTHAALPESVSLVSEVVTEPGVNGAAFHDNEVSVEPEVAGGPSLVDESTEQAVTGKTCAVKEVAAEPDVVGGASACRGDGNADLNEQQPPDYDPDISSVQGESAGEGVASEVQPSRDHEADTIRSVNTRNSEPVGDKSPTGEEVAPHDDTPSVSCVSDILARSVGKSGRTDIICYARRRGKRKLNIVEIKRKQIKMDDGAIYDQKAALDRIAPRLSKMPTAGSAEIKLADIKRELIDNSASSKGKQRKMRPFECDVEYCRMTFKNKAELSLHKKNMCTLKSCGRQFRAHKYLKRHQKIHDCDTPYKCPWEGCSMAFKWTWALAEHFQVHTGDKPYKCKTPGCGRIYKFVSDFTRHRMRCKPQRRGCCQQNAAALQDHAVDAIGSVDTTNSDPVKDKSLTGEEIARSVFVCIKYFATSVGQSEITDMILYFMLGAEVRGN from the exons atGCGCATCCGCAGGTACGCCGCGCGCCTGCTCGCCTCCTCGAACccggcgtccgccgccgcgtcctcgccCCCGCCGCAGCCCGCGGCGCCCTGGTTCCACGCCGCTGCCGATGACTGCGCCATCTGCGAGCGCACCCGCTGCTCCGACTCGGAG GGGGCTCCCGACGGGGTGAAGCACAAGGGGCACATTGCCAGACTCACGCCGGAGGGCGAGCTCAAGAGCGATGAGCGCATCGGCGTACCTCGGTCGCCTCCTGTTCCTCCGGAAG AAATCATTCCGGCTCATGGATGCAAGATAGATGACGAACGATCTGTGGGTAAACATGACGCCGCGCTGGAAGTTGAAATTGGAGCTTCTGGTGTTAGTTCACCTCGTGTTCCTCCGGAAG AAATTATCCCAACTCATGAATGCAAGATCGATGACGAACGATCTGCAAGTAAAGATGGCGTCGCTCTGGAATTTGAAATGGGAGCTTCTGGTGCTAGTAGAGCTGCTGCGAGACCAGATGATATGGGGAAAACTATGCTTGTCAATGAAGCCGTTACTGAGCCAGCAGATACAGGAGGAGCTTTTATTGTTAATGAAGATACTGATGAGCAGGAAGTTGGAGGGACAACTTCTCCTGTGAATGCCTCTGTTACTGAACAGGAGGTTACTGGGGGAGCTTCTCTTGTGAGTGACTCGTTCTCTGAGCCAGAAGTTATACGGGGAGTTTCCTTTGCTAATGAAGCTACTACGAAGCAAGAAGTTTCGGAGATAGTTTCTCTCGTGAGTGAGGCTATAACTGAGCCAGCAGCTATAGTCACTGCATCGGAAGTTATAAGGGGAGCCCCCCTTGATGGCAAAGGCGATGCAGAGCCCGATTTGAAAATGAGAGCTTCTCTCGTGAATGAGTCTGCTTGTAAAATGGATGTTAAGCGGGTATCTTCCCTTGTTTTTGAAGCTGTAACTCATGCAGCACTCCCAGAAAGTGTTTCTCTTGTGAGTGAAGTTGTCACTGAGCCAGGAGTTAATGGAGCTGCTTTCCACGACAATGAAGTTTCAGTGGAACCAGAAGTTGCAGGTGGACCTTCTCTTGTAGATGAATCTACTGAACAGGCAGTAACAGGGAAAACTTGTGCTGTCAAGGAAGTTGCTGCAGAACCAGATGTTGTTGGCGGGGCTTCTGCTTGTAGGGGAGATGGCAATGCTGATTTAAATGAGCAACAGCCTCCTGACTATGATCCAGATATTTCCAGTGTACAGGGTGAAAGTGCAGGAGAGGGTGTCGCCAGCGAAGTGCAGCCTTCTAGAGACCATGAAGCAGATACCATTCGTTCTGTAAACACCAGGAACAGTGAACCTGTTGGAGACAAGAGTCCAACTGGTGAGGAAGTAGCACCGCACGATGACACACCCAGTGTTTCATGTGTATCAGATATTTTAGCTAGAAGCGTTGGGAAATCAGGGAGAACTGATATCATATGTTATGCTAGGCGCAGGGGTAAAAGGAAGCTAAATATTGTGGAGataaagagaaaacaaattaaaatggATGATGGTGCCATCTATGATCAAAAGGCGGCACTGGATAGAATTGCTCCTCGCCTGAGTAAAATGCCAACAGCTGGATCTGCAGAAATTAAACTCGCCGACATAAAGAGAGAACTTATAGACAATTCAGCCTCGAGCAAGGGTAAACAGAGGAAGATGCGACCATTTGAATGTGACGTTGAGTATTGCCGCATGACATTCAAAAATAAGGCCGAGCTTTCTCTCCACAAGAAGAACATGTGCACGCTCAAGTCATGTGGCAGACAATTCAGAGCCCACAAGTATCTGAAACGCCACCAGAAGATTCACGATTGTGATACTCCTTACAAGTGCCCATGGGAGGGTTGCAGTATGGCTTTCAAGTGGACATGGGCTCTGGCAGAGCATTTCCAAGTTCATACAGGAGATAAGCCATATAAATGCAAGACGCCTGGGTGTGGCCGGATATATAAGTTTGTTTCGGACTTCACCCGGCATAGGATGAGGTGCAAACCTCAGAG GAGAGGGTGTTGCCAGCAAAATGCAGCCGCCTTACAGGACCATGCAGTTGACGCTATTGGTTCTGTAGATACCACGAACAGTGATCCTGTTAAAGACAAGAGTCTAACTGGTGAGGAAATAGCACGCTCAGTGTTTGTCTGTATCAAATATTTTGCTACAAGCGTTGGTCAATCAGAGATAACTGATATGATATTATATTTTATGCTAGGCGCAGAGGTAAGAGGAAACTGA
- the LOC100837146 gene encoding uncharacterized protein LOC100837146 isoform X3: MRIRRYAARLLASSNPASAAASSPPPQPAAPWFHAAADDCAICERTRCSDSEGAPDGVKHKGHIARLTPEGELKSDERIGVPRSPPVPPEEIIPAHECKVDDERSASKHDATLEEVEIGASSVSSTPVPPEEIIPAHGCKIDDERSVGKHDAALEVEIGASGVSSPRVPPEEIIPTHECKIDDERSASKDGVALEFEMGASGASRAAARPDDMGKTMLVNEAVTEPADTGGAFIVNEDTDEQEVGGTTSPVNASVTEQEVTGGASLVSDSFSEPEVIRGVSFANEATTKQEVSEIVSLVSEAITEPAAIVTASEVIRGAPLDGKGDAEPDLKMRASLVNESACKMDVKRVSSLVFEAVTHAALPESVSLVSEVVTEPGVNGAAFHDNEVSVEPEVAGGPSLVDESTEQAVTGKTCAVKEVAAEPDVVGGASACRGDGNADLNEQQPPDYDPDISSVQGESAGEGVASEVQPSRDHEADTIRSVNTRNSEPVGDKSPTGEEVAPHDDTPSVSCVSDILARSVGKSGRTDIICYARRRGKRKLNIVEIKRKQIKMDDGAIYDQKAALDRIAPRLSKMPTAGSAEIKLADIKRELIDNSASSKGKQRKMRPFECDVEYCRMTFKNKAELSLHKKNMCTLKSCGRQFRAHKYLKRHQKIHDCDTPYKCPWEGCSMAFKWTWALAEHFQVHTGDKPYKCKTPGCGRIYKFVSDFTRHRMRCKPQRRGCCQQNAAALQDHAVDAIGSVDTTNSDPVKDKSLTEVRGN; the protein is encoded by the exons atGCGCATCCGCAGGTACGCCGCGCGCCTGCTCGCCTCCTCGAACccggcgtccgccgccgcgtcctcgccCCCGCCGCAGCCCGCGGCGCCCTGGTTCCACGCCGCTGCCGATGACTGCGCCATCTGCGAGCGCACCCGCTGCTCCGACTCGGAG GGGGCTCCCGACGGGGTGAAGCACAAGGGGCACATTGCCAGACTCACGCCGGAGGGCGAGCTCAAGAGCGATGAGCGCATCGGCGTACCTCGGTCGCCTCCTGTTCCTCCGGAAG AAATCATTCCAGCTCACGAATGCAAGGTAGATGACGAACGATCTGCGAGTAAACATGACGCCACACTGGAAGAAGTTGAAATTGGAGCTTCTAGTGTTAGCTCAACTCCTGTTCCTCcggaag AAATCATTCCGGCTCATGGATGCAAGATAGATGACGAACGATCTGTGGGTAAACATGACGCCGCGCTGGAAGTTGAAATTGGAGCTTCTGGTGTTAGTTCACCTCGTGTTCCTCCGGAAG AAATTATCCCAACTCATGAATGCAAGATCGATGACGAACGATCTGCAAGTAAAGATGGCGTCGCTCTGGAATTTGAAATGGGAGCTTCTGGTGCTAGTAGAGCTGCTGCGAGACCAGATGATATGGGGAAAACTATGCTTGTCAATGAAGCCGTTACTGAGCCAGCAGATACAGGAGGAGCTTTTATTGTTAATGAAGATACTGATGAGCAGGAAGTTGGAGGGACAACTTCTCCTGTGAATGCCTCTGTTACTGAACAGGAGGTTACTGGGGGAGCTTCTCTTGTGAGTGACTCGTTCTCTGAGCCAGAAGTTATACGGGGAGTTTCCTTTGCTAATGAAGCTACTACGAAGCAAGAAGTTTCGGAGATAGTTTCTCTCGTGAGTGAGGCTATAACTGAGCCAGCAGCTATAGTCACTGCATCGGAAGTTATAAGGGGAGCCCCCCTTGATGGCAAAGGCGATGCAGAGCCCGATTTGAAAATGAGAGCTTCTCTCGTGAATGAGTCTGCTTGTAAAATGGATGTTAAGCGGGTATCTTCCCTTGTTTTTGAAGCTGTAACTCATGCAGCACTCCCAGAAAGTGTTTCTCTTGTGAGTGAAGTTGTCACTGAGCCAGGAGTTAATGGAGCTGCTTTCCACGACAATGAAGTTTCAGTGGAACCAGAAGTTGCAGGTGGACCTTCTCTTGTAGATGAATCTACTGAACAGGCAGTAACAGGGAAAACTTGTGCTGTCAAGGAAGTTGCTGCAGAACCAGATGTTGTTGGCGGGGCTTCTGCTTGTAGGGGAGATGGCAATGCTGATTTAAATGAGCAACAGCCTCCTGACTATGATCCAGATATTTCCAGTGTACAGGGTGAAAGTGCAGGAGAGGGTGTCGCCAGCGAAGTGCAGCCTTCTAGAGACCATGAAGCAGATACCATTCGTTCTGTAAACACCAGGAACAGTGAACCTGTTGGAGACAAGAGTCCAACTGGTGAGGAAGTAGCACCGCACGATGACACACCCAGTGTTTCATGTGTATCAGATATTTTAGCTAGAAGCGTTGGGAAATCAGGGAGAACTGATATCATATGTTATGCTAGGCGCAGGGGTAAAAGGAAGCTAAATATTGTGGAGataaagagaaaacaaattaaaatggATGATGGTGCCATCTATGATCAAAAGGCGGCACTGGATAGAATTGCTCCTCGCCTGAGTAAAATGCCAACAGCTGGATCTGCAGAAATTAAACTCGCCGACATAAAGAGAGAACTTATAGACAATTCAGCCTCGAGCAAGGGTAAACAGAGGAAGATGCGACCATTTGAATGTGACGTTGAGTATTGCCGCATGACATTCAAAAATAAGGCCGAGCTTTCTCTCCACAAGAAGAACATGTGCACGCTCAAGTCATGTGGCAGACAATTCAGAGCCCACAAGTATCTGAAACGCCACCAGAAGATTCACGATTGTGATACTCCTTACAAGTGCCCATGGGAGGGTTGCAGTATGGCTTTCAAGTGGACATGGGCTCTGGCAGAGCATTTCCAAGTTCATACAGGAGATAAGCCATATAAATGCAAGACGCCTGGGTGTGGCCGGATATATAAGTTTGTTTCGGACTTCACCCGGCATAGGATGAGGTGCAAACCTCAGAG GAGAGGGTGTTGCCAGCAAAATGCAGCCGCCTTACAGGACCATGCAGTTGACGCTATTGGTTCTGTAGATACCACGAACAGTGATCCTGTTAAAGACAAGAGTCTAACTG AGGTAAGAGGAAACTGA
- the LOC100837146 gene encoding uncharacterized protein LOC100837146 isoform X2, translating to MRIRRYAARLLASSNPASAAASSPPPQPAAPWFHAAADDCAICERTRCSDSEGAPDGVKHKGHIARLTPEGELKSDERIGVPRSPPVPPEEIIPAHECKVDDERSASKHDATLEEVEIGASSVSSTPVPPEEIIPAHGCKIDDERSVGKHDAALEVEIGASGVSSPRVPPEEIIPTHECKIDDERSASKDGVALEFEMGASGASRAAARPDDMGKTMLVNEAVTEPADTGGAFIVNEDTDEQEVGGTTSPVNASVTEQEVTGGASLVSDSFSEPEVIRGVSFANEATTKQEVSEIVSLVSEAITEPAAIVTASEVIRGAPLDGKGDAEPDLKMRASLVNESACKMDVKRVSSLVFEAVTHAALPESVSLVSEVVTEPGVNGAAFHDNEVSVEPEVAGGPSLVDESTEQAVTGKTCAVKEVAAEPDVVGGASACRGDGNADLNEQQPPDYDPDISSVQGESAGEGVASEVQPSRDHEADTIRSVNTRNSEPVGDKSPTGEEVAPHDDTPSVSCVSDILARSVGKSGRTDIICYARRRGKRKLNIVEIKRKQIKMDDGAIYDQKAALDRIAPRLSKMPTAGSAEIKLADIKRELIDNSASSKGKQRKMRPFECDVEYCRMTFKNKAELSLHKKNMCTLKSCGRQFRAHKYLKRHQKIHDCDTPYKCPWEGCSMAFKWTWALAEHFQVHTGDKPYKCKTPGCGRIYKFVSDFTRHRMRCKPQRRGCCQQNAAALQDHAVDAIGSVDTTNSDPVKDKSLTGAEVRGN from the exons atGCGCATCCGCAGGTACGCCGCGCGCCTGCTCGCCTCCTCGAACccggcgtccgccgccgcgtcctcgccCCCGCCGCAGCCCGCGGCGCCCTGGTTCCACGCCGCTGCCGATGACTGCGCCATCTGCGAGCGCACCCGCTGCTCCGACTCGGAG GGGGCTCCCGACGGGGTGAAGCACAAGGGGCACATTGCCAGACTCACGCCGGAGGGCGAGCTCAAGAGCGATGAGCGCATCGGCGTACCTCGGTCGCCTCCTGTTCCTCCGGAAG AAATCATTCCAGCTCACGAATGCAAGGTAGATGACGAACGATCTGCGAGTAAACATGACGCCACACTGGAAGAAGTTGAAATTGGAGCTTCTAGTGTTAGCTCAACTCCTGTTCCTCcggaag AAATCATTCCGGCTCATGGATGCAAGATAGATGACGAACGATCTGTGGGTAAACATGACGCCGCGCTGGAAGTTGAAATTGGAGCTTCTGGTGTTAGTTCACCTCGTGTTCCTCCGGAAG AAATTATCCCAACTCATGAATGCAAGATCGATGACGAACGATCTGCAAGTAAAGATGGCGTCGCTCTGGAATTTGAAATGGGAGCTTCTGGTGCTAGTAGAGCTGCTGCGAGACCAGATGATATGGGGAAAACTATGCTTGTCAATGAAGCCGTTACTGAGCCAGCAGATACAGGAGGAGCTTTTATTGTTAATGAAGATACTGATGAGCAGGAAGTTGGAGGGACAACTTCTCCTGTGAATGCCTCTGTTACTGAACAGGAGGTTACTGGGGGAGCTTCTCTTGTGAGTGACTCGTTCTCTGAGCCAGAAGTTATACGGGGAGTTTCCTTTGCTAATGAAGCTACTACGAAGCAAGAAGTTTCGGAGATAGTTTCTCTCGTGAGTGAGGCTATAACTGAGCCAGCAGCTATAGTCACTGCATCGGAAGTTATAAGGGGAGCCCCCCTTGATGGCAAAGGCGATGCAGAGCCCGATTTGAAAATGAGAGCTTCTCTCGTGAATGAGTCTGCTTGTAAAATGGATGTTAAGCGGGTATCTTCCCTTGTTTTTGAAGCTGTAACTCATGCAGCACTCCCAGAAAGTGTTTCTCTTGTGAGTGAAGTTGTCACTGAGCCAGGAGTTAATGGAGCTGCTTTCCACGACAATGAAGTTTCAGTGGAACCAGAAGTTGCAGGTGGACCTTCTCTTGTAGATGAATCTACTGAACAGGCAGTAACAGGGAAAACTTGTGCTGTCAAGGAAGTTGCTGCAGAACCAGATGTTGTTGGCGGGGCTTCTGCTTGTAGGGGAGATGGCAATGCTGATTTAAATGAGCAACAGCCTCCTGACTATGATCCAGATATTTCCAGTGTACAGGGTGAAAGTGCAGGAGAGGGTGTCGCCAGCGAAGTGCAGCCTTCTAGAGACCATGAAGCAGATACCATTCGTTCTGTAAACACCAGGAACAGTGAACCTGTTGGAGACAAGAGTCCAACTGGTGAGGAAGTAGCACCGCACGATGACACACCCAGTGTTTCATGTGTATCAGATATTTTAGCTAGAAGCGTTGGGAAATCAGGGAGAACTGATATCATATGTTATGCTAGGCGCAGGGGTAAAAGGAAGCTAAATATTGTGGAGataaagagaaaacaaattaaaatggATGATGGTGCCATCTATGATCAAAAGGCGGCACTGGATAGAATTGCTCCTCGCCTGAGTAAAATGCCAACAGCTGGATCTGCAGAAATTAAACTCGCCGACATAAAGAGAGAACTTATAGACAATTCAGCCTCGAGCAAGGGTAAACAGAGGAAGATGCGACCATTTGAATGTGACGTTGAGTATTGCCGCATGACATTCAAAAATAAGGCCGAGCTTTCTCTCCACAAGAAGAACATGTGCACGCTCAAGTCATGTGGCAGACAATTCAGAGCCCACAAGTATCTGAAACGCCACCAGAAGATTCACGATTGTGATACTCCTTACAAGTGCCCATGGGAGGGTTGCAGTATGGCTTTCAAGTGGACATGGGCTCTGGCAGAGCATTTCCAAGTTCATACAGGAGATAAGCCATATAAATGCAAGACGCCTGGGTGTGGCCGGATATATAAGTTTGTTTCGGACTTCACCCGGCATAGGATGAGGTGCAAACCTCAGAG GAGAGGGTGTTGCCAGCAAAATGCAGCCGCCTTACAGGACCATGCAGTTGACGCTATTGGTTCTGTAGATACCACGAACAGTGATCCTGTTAAAGACAAGAGTCTAACTG GCGCAGAGGTAAGAGGAAACTGA